ACAGCCGGCCCCGGATCGAAGGAGGGGCCGGCCGCCAGGTCAGTGCATGGCGGAGCCGAGCTGGTCGCCCTGTTCGACATGGCCACCGCAAAGCCGGCGGCGCCTACGCGCGTATCCCGCCGTCCACGCGCATGACCACCCCGGTGACGTAGGAGGCGCGCTCACTGAGCAGCCACGCGGCCGCCTCGGCGATCTCCTGGGGGCCCGCGTTGTTGCAGGCCGCCGGTTCAGCTCAAGGGCGCGGGCTCGGCGGCCGGCTCTTGAGCGCGCGGGCGCTTGTCCTTGTCCAGTCCGTACCGCCGCGCCGCCGTCTCGACGATGCGCTGGATGAGCTGGGGGTAGGACAGGCCAATCTCCCGCGCCCCCATGGCCACCTCGCACTTCGCCTCGAGGTAGGGATTGGGGTTCACCTCGAGCAGGTAGGGCTCGTTGGTGGCGCTGGACACGCGGAAGTCGATGCGCGCGTAGTCGCTCAGCTTGAGCGCCCGGAAGGCACTCACCGCGGCGCGCTCGATGCGCCCGCGCAGCTCGTCCGACAAGTCGTGGGGCATCACGAGCTGGGGCTCGCCGGGGCCCTCGGGGCCGAACTTCACCTCCCGGTCGGCGATCTTCATGCGCTTGCGGCTCCACTTCTTGCCGAAGTCGAGCTCCACCACCGGCAGCACCTGCGGTCGCGCGTGGTCGCCGAGCACGCCCACGTACACCTCGCGGCCCTCGATGAACTCCTCCGCGAGCGCCTCGTCGTCGTACTGCTCGCGAATCATCCGCACCCGGCGCGCCAGGCCCTCCATGTCCCGCTCCACCCCCAGGCCCATGCTCGCGTCCGAGCGGGCCGGCTTGACGATGAGCGGGAAGGACAGGTCGCCATGGGCCTCGAAGGACATGCCATCGAAGGTGGCGAAGCGGGGCGTGAGCACGCCGTGGAATTGCAGCAGTTGCTTGGTGAGGATCTTGTCCTGCGCGAGCAGCAGCCCCGCCGTCCCCGAGCCGGTGAAGGGCATGCGCGCCAGCTCCAGCACCGCCGCCACGTTCACCTCCAGCCGGTAGTCGTCGGCGAAGGTCTCGCACAGGTTGAAGACGAGGTCGGCGCGGCTGCGCGCCACCTGGCGCACCAGGTCCGTGATGCTCTCGTCGACGCGCAGGAGCACGGGCGTGTGGCCCGCGTCCCGGAGCGCGGCGGCCACCTGCTCGGTGACCACGTCGGCGGGCTCGTCCTTGGGCTGGTAGTGCAGGACCGCGATACGCAGGGGAGGCGGGCTCATGGCGTCATTCCTCGAAGAAGCGGTCGGTGTAGAGGTAGTTCATGGACAGCACCGTCACGAGCGACACGAGGCGGCAGATGGCCTCCCGGCTGTCGTCCGGGTGCAGCGTGAGGTTCATGTCGGAGGTGCGCTCGAGCAGGTGGTCCACCAACGCGCGCACCGCGCCCCGGCCCACCCCCGAGTACTGGCTCACCAGGGCCATCAGCCGCTGGCGCTCGGCGCGCACGAGCGTCTCCGCGCGGACGGGCGCCTCGCCCGGGCCCTCGAAGATGTCCTCCAGCGACTGGTCGAAGGCGTTGCGCAGCTCCACGTCCACCTTCTCGTCCAGCTCGCGCTGGCGGTAGTGGTCGAGCACCGTGCCTTCCATCTCCTCGGTGGTGAAGTCCGGCGTGTTCAAGCTCACCAGCGGCTCGGTGCGGCCCAGGCGCTTGACGGTCTCGTCCACGTACTGGAGTTTGCGCAGCGCGCCCCACCCCTGGTAGCGCTTCGCCCAATCACTGCCAGGCGTGAGCCAGACGGCGAAGGTCTCGGCGAAGTCCTCGTCCGGGTGCTTCTGGGCGTACCAGCCGGAGATGTGCGTGACGTAGCGGCGCGAGAACGGCTGGGGTTTGTAGTCGTCACGGTAGGGCCGCGAGTAGTCGCCGAACACGCGCAGCCACTCCTCCGACTCGTAGAGCCGGTAGGCGTAGTTGAAGGCGTGGCCCGCCTCGTGGCGCAGATACATGAGGATCTCCGCCTCGCTCTCCGCCCCACCCCCGAGGTCCGCCTCGATGGAGAGCAGGTTCGGGTCGGCCAGGTAGAACGGCAGGCCGATGACCGGCACCCCCGAGGGACAGCCCCACTCGTCGGACAGGTAGCACTGGGGTTTGAAGGAGATGCCCCGCGCCTCCAGCTCCGCGTGGAGCTGGGCGATGTGGCGCTCGAGCGGCGTGCCGGCGAGGCGTAGCGAGAGATCCTTGATGCGCGCCTGGAGCAGGGCCTCGCGCTGGGGGGACAGTCTTCCCCGCCCCTCGCCGTGCTCGGTGGAGTGCTTCTCCCGCATCAGGTCGGTCTGGACCGGTGGCATCATGCTCCCTTGAAGTAGGGAGCAAGGGCCCGGATGAACAGGCCGACCGGGCATGGTGGCGACCAGGGAGGCGAGCCCTCCCAGGCCCCTTCGCCCGGGGAAGCGGCGCGCGCCTAGAAGTCGGAGATGCGGTCGGCCAGCAGGGCGTCATCCACGAAGGGATTGCGGTTGCCCTGGTAGCTCTCGATGGCGGTGTTGCGCGCCACTTCCGCGGTGTCCACCCCGTCCAGGTGGTTCCACTGCTTGAGCACCGCCTCGTCCCCGGGGGGGATCGGCTTGTTGTACACGGTGGAGAAGTAGAAGAGGGCACGCGCCACGTTGCCCTTGTGCGCGTCGGGCGGCTCGAAGACGGTGTTGCCCTTGGCGTCCTTGCCGAACTTCGCGCCGTTCTGGCTCCACTTCACCTCCTTCACCTCGCCGAACGGGTAGCTGCTCCGGATGGAGTTGGCCTTGCTGTCCGTGGGGAAGAGGTGGTGCAGGTCGCTCTTGGCCGGGCCCGTGGCGCCCTTCGACTGCGGCCACGTGTGCTCGGTGTTCATGTCGTTGGCGCTGGGAATCTTGTCCGTGGTCACCTCGCGGCCCGTGTACACGCACGTCACCTGGCCCTCGTGGTTGTCCAGCGTGGTGAAGATGATCTTCCGCGCCTGGTTGTAGCCAAGGTCCTTGTGCTGGGCCGAGGCGTCATGCAGCGCCTGGATGAGCGCCTTGTCCTTGAGCCCGTCATACGGCGAGGGCGTCGTGGGCGGGGGCGTGGAGCCCATCCCTGGGGAAGCCGGGCCCCGGCGCGCCGCGGGCTGGAAGCTGTCGGGGCTCGCCTGGAAGGACCGCGCCGGAACCGGGGGCGGAGCGGACCGGCGGCTCTCCGACACGGCGGCCGGGAGGAAAGGAGAAGGACGGAGGGGGGCGGTCGTCGAGCGCGGCATCATCGGAGCGGTCCTTCCAGGCGGCCCACATTGGCGGGCGGACTCCCGAATTGTCTCTCAACAGACCCATGAGTTGCCTGTCGCCATACTTTTACCGCAATACACCTCCAATGTACGACATGGCCACACTCCCCGTGCCTCCGAGGCCTTTACCAGACGCCTGGGCTAGAAGCCCGTCACAGCCCCCCTTCACCTGGAGCGTTCGTCCCATGCGCCGCATCCCGTCATTGCTGCTCACCACGCTCGCCGTGCTCGTGGCCGCCTGTGAGAAGAAGGCACCGCCCGCCGCGCCCCCCGCCGCCACACCCGCCGAGGCCTCGAAGCAAACCCCCTCGGACTCGGCGCCCATCCTCGTGGGACAGGTGGGCAGCCTCACCGGCAGCGAGGCCACCTTCGGCATCTCCGGGCGCCAGGGCATTTCCCTGGCCCTCCAGGAAGCCAATGCCGCGGGCGGGGTGAAGGGCCGCCCGTTGGCGCTGCGCGTCTATGACAGCCAGGGCAAGCCCGAGGAGGCGGCCCAGGCGGCCGCGCGCCTCATCAGCCAGGACCACGTGGTGGTGATCCTCGGCGAGGCCGCCTCGTCCAACTCGATGGCCATGGCGGACAAGGCGCAGGCGGCCGGGGTGCCGATGATCACCCCCACCTCCACCAACCCCGCCGTCACGAAGAAGGGCGACTACATCTTCCGCGTCTGCTTCATCGATCCGTTCCAGGGCGAGGTGATGGCCCGGTTCGCCCACGACCACCTGCACCTCAAGCGCGTGGCGGTGCTCCAGGACAACAAGAGCGCGTACTCGGTGGGCCTGACGGACGAGTTCCGCCGGAAGTTCACCGAGCTGGGCGGCGTCGTGGTTGCCACCGAGAGCTACTCCAAGGGAGACACGGACTTCCGCGCCCAGCTCACCACGCTCAAGAAGACCAGGCCCGAGGGGCTCTTCGTGCCCGGGTACTACACCGACGCGGGCATCATCGCCCGTCAGGCGCGGGAGCTGGGGCTGACCCTGCCCCTGCTCGGCGGAGATGGCTGGGACTCCGCGCGCCTCTTCGAGCTGGGTGGCGCGGCGATCGAGGGCAGCTACTACTCCAACCACTACTCGGAGGAGAACCCGGATCCCGTCCTCCAGGAGTTCATCACCCGCTACAAGGCCGCCTACGGCCAGGTGCCCGACAGCGTGGGGGCGCTCGCCTATGACGCCGCGCGGCTGGCCATCGACGCGATGAAGCGCGCGCCGGACCTGTCGGGCCCCGCCCTGCGCGACGCGATCGCCGCCACCCGCGACTTCCCCGGCGTGGGCGGCAGCATCACCCTGGACGCCAACCGTGACGCGGTGAAGCAGGCGGTGATCCTCAAGGTGGAGGGCGGCAAGGCGCGCTTCGTCACCGCCCTCAAGCCCTAGTGTCCCGAGTCCCAGCCGGGGTGGTGACAGACGTCACCAGGGGATGACAGACGTCACCAGGATCCCGACATCTCCGCCCGAACGGCAGTCACCAGGGCGCCCCCGGCCCTCACGTCATTTCAAGGGGTTACGCATTCCAGGGGGGCTTTGGGGGATTGGCACACGCCCTGCTATGGTCTCCCTCGTCACCGAGAACGGTGGTTGAGAAGTCCCCCTTCCCCCCAGCACACGAGGCATACCATGGGCGTTTCTGGCGTTGGTCCCCGCGGCAATATCTACACCCCCCCCACCCCCGAGACGAGCAACACGCAGGCTCCCGAGCAGTTGCTGTCGCAGGCGCTGCAGGGTGACCAGAAGGCCATCGACCAGCTCGCGCAGAAGCTGGGCATCGACCCGGAGATGCTCAAGAAGCTGATCGAGCAGCTGACGGGCAAGCCCGCGGGCCAGGGTGGTGGCAAGCCCGAGGGCGCTGGTGGCGCCGGTGGTCCCGAGGGCAAGGGTGGCCCCGAGGGCAAGGGTGGCCCCGAGGGTGGCCAGGACATCCAGCAGCTGCTCCAGGCCCTGATGCAGGCGATCAAGGAGCACAAGGAGGGCAAGCCCACCAACCAGAAGGGCCACTCCACCGAGGACAAGTACGAGGCGGCCCCCGGCGAGGGTCCGGTCAACCTGAACGGCGGCGAAACGGGCGGCGTCCAGGTCCCGCCCCCGGTCGAGCCCCCCAGCATCTGAGTCACACCGCCTCGTGAGCCTACACCGCGCTCCGCTGCTTGTTGCGGCGGCAGAGCGCGGAGGCCGCCAGGAAGCCGTAGCTGAAGCCAGGCCGGAAGAGGGTCTTGTAGACCCAGCCCACCCCGGGCACGGCCTCGATCATGTCGCCCAGACTCCACATCTCCTCGTGCCGATGGATGAGGGGGTGGGGCTCGCCGCCGGTGAAGGGGCGCTCCAGGGAGAAGTCGTAGGCGAGGAAGGTGCGCAGCGGGTAGACGTAGAGCCAGTCGAACTGCCTCAGGTTCATGGTTCCGTCGACGAGCACCCGCCCCTTCTCGTGGCCCGGCTCGAGCTGCACGTTGAGCTGGAGGATGTCGAAGTCGAAGCGGAACATGCAGTGGAAGCCCGCGGCGCCGCGCCGGTAGGTCTCCCGCCCCGCCCCCGTCTGCCAGGGGTCGATGAAGCGGATGTCCTCCGCCAGGTAGGGCGCCAGCTCCTCGTCCAACACATGCTCGGGAATGCGCGTGTCGTAGAGCAGGTGCGTGAAGTGCCGGAAGCGCTCCTCCAGCTTGAGGATCAACTCCCGCTCACCGCCGCTCTTGGACTGCCCCTGTTCTCTGCCAGACGTGGACGCGGTCGTCTTCATGGGTGCCCAGGGTAAGCATCATGTCCAGAGCCGGGAAGCGTGCCGCGCCGGACGCGGGGCGGGCGTCCAGGCCTCGCGAGCCACCGCGCGGGGGGACGAACGTGTTACGAAGACGCACGGCCCCAGAGACAGAGTGCGCGCGCGCGTCGGGATCTACCCCATGCGGCTCGGACCCCCGGTGGACCGAGAGCGGGTGGATGGTGGTGAAGGACGAGAACGGCGAGCGCATCCGATTCGGACGGGCACAGAAATTCCGGCTGTCCCCCAAGGGGAGCGAGGCCGAGGCGGCGTATACCCTCATGGTCGCCAAGGCCCGGGACGGAGAGGGTCGGGCTCAGTTCGACTCGGCCCGCTCCGCCTGGAGCACGCCCCTGGGGCTCACCCCCGAGGATGGACTGTTCCTCGTGGAGTTCGGCCAGGGCGAGCGCACCATCGCCGAGGCGGTGCGTGGCCTCGACAACTGCGCCACGCCCAAGGAGGTCAAGGTGGCGGTGGAACGGCTCCTGGAGTGCGGCATGCTCGAGCCGGTGCCCGCCGCCCCCGTCGAGCCGGCCGCACCTCCGCGCCGCTACTGGTAGCGGACCCGGGGCCACCTCCGGACGCGGGGGCGAGTGCTTAGGTTGAGCGCATGTCCGCTCGCCTCCAGGCCCGCCGTACCTTGCGCCGCATTCGAGCCCTCCGGCCCCCGCCTCCGGTGGAGGTCGAGCACGATCTCACCGAGCCCGCGGCGGGACCCGCCCTCATCCCCGAGCACATCCCCGTGCGCGCCGAGCGCAAGCGGATGGGGCGCGCCCTGCGCGAGAAGACACCGCGCGAGGCCCACGCCTTCTGGAAGGCGGACAAGGACCGGGCGGATCCCATCGCCCTGTTGGAGGCGTCCAACATGGGGAGGCTGCCCTCGCTGGTGCCCATCCGCCACGCGCGCATGGGGGTGGACCCCTTCGCCTTCCTGCGCGGCTCGGCGATGCTCATGGCGAACGATCTGGCGCGCACCCCCAGCGTGGGCATCAAGGTCCAGGCCTGCGGCGACGCGCACCTGGCCAACTTCGGCATGTTCGCCACCCCCGAGCGCAACCTCGTCTTCGACGTGAACGACTTCGACGAGACGCTGCCCGCGCCGTGGGAGTGGGATCTCAAGCGCCTGGCGGTGAGCGTCTGGGTGGCGGGCCGGTGCAACGGGGACTCCGAGGCGCGGTGCGAGGAGGCGGTGGAGGCGTGCGTGCGCGGCTACCGCCGCTGGATGCGCACCCTGTCCAAGTGGTCCTTCCTGGACGTGTGGTACGCGCGCGTGGACGCCGAGGAGCTGCACCGCACGCTCTACCGGGAGGAGCCGGCGAGCGCGGAGAGGACGCTCGCCCAGGCGCGCCGGCGCACGCAGCTGGCCACCCTGCCCAAGCTCACCGAGCTGCGCGAGGGCCGCCGCTGCATCATCGACGACCCGCCCCTGGTGGTGCACCCCCCGCGCGAGCACGCGGAGATGCTCGCCGAGGTGCTCCAGGTGGTGGGCGAGGGCTATCTGTCCTCGCTCCAGGGGGACCGCGGCACGCTCGTGCGGCGCTACCAGGTGGTGGACGTGGCGCGCAAGGTGGTGGGCGTGGGCAGCGTGGGCACGCGCTGCTACATCGTGCTGCTGCTCGGCGCGCACGCGAGGGATCCGCTCTTCCTCCAGGTGAAGGAGGCGGGCCCCTCGGTGCTCGAGCCCTTCGCCGGCGCGAGCCTCCACCCCAACGCCGGGCAGCGCGTGGTGGAGGGGCAGCGGCTCATGCAGGCCGCCAGTGACATCTTCCTCGGCTGGTGCCAGGTGGGCGGCCGCGACTTCTACGTGCGGCAGCTGCGCGACATGAAGGGCTCCACGGACGTGGAGCGGCTGTCACCCCGGGGGCTGCGCCAGTACGCGGCCCTGTGCGGCCGGACGCTGGCCCGGGCCCATGCGCGCGGAGGGGATGCCGCGGTGCTGCGGGGCTACCTCGGCCGGGGGGACGTCTTCGACCGGGCCCTGTGCCGCTTCGCCCGCGCCTACGCCGACCAGAACGAGCGCGACTACCAGCTCTTCCGAAAGGCCGTGCGTGACGGACGCCTGCCCGCTCAGGACGAGGGCGAGTAGGCAGACGAATCCACCGGCGGGCACTGGCTATTCACCCCGGGATGTGGGATATATGAGAAGTCACGCTCGAGAAGAGTGGGGCTTCCGGTGCAACTCATGCGGCCGGACAAGAAAGAAGACGCGACGAAATGGCAACTGGTACCGTGAAGTGGTTCAACGATGCGAAGGGCTTCGGTTTCATCACGCAGGAGGGCGGGGGCGAGGACCTCTTCTGCCACCACACCGCGATTCAGACCGAAGGCTTCCGCACCCTGGCCGAGGGCCAGCGGGTCGAGTTCGACGTCGCCCGGGGCCCCAAGGGTCTGCAGGCGCAGAACGTTCGCCCCATCTGATTTGAGGCGCTGAACCCGCATCAGGCCTGGTCTCCTCGTGAGGCTGGGCCTTTTGTATTTTCGGGGCCCGCCTGCCCACCCCGCGCTCGGGGCGGCGGACCCTGGCCCCCTCCCCCGCTTTCCCGTCCACGTCCCGGCTTGCCCCTGGCGCGTCCCGCCCCACCCTGAAGAAGAGGGGCCCCGGACCCGGGCTCCCCATCCAGCAGGAGGGCGGACGTGATTCAGCACATCCTCGTCGCGATCGACGGCTCGGACACCTCGCGCAGGGCGGCCCGCTTCGGGCATGACCTCGCCCAGCAGACCCGCGCCCGCGTCACCTTGCTCTTCGTGCTCGAGCCCCCCCGCGTCCTGCCCTTCGGCTTCATGGACGCGGAGCTCATCTCCGGCGCCCCGCGCAGCACCGAGGAGCTCGCCGCCGTGCGGCGCCTGCTCGACGAGGTGGCCGCGGACCTGCCCTCGGCCCAGGTGGAGAAGGTGGTGGAGATTGGCCGCCCCGCCGACACCATCGTCGCCATGGCCGACAAGCTCGGGGCGGATCACATCGTCGTGGGCGCCCGCGGACTCAACGCGGGCGGCAGGTGGTTGCTCGGCTCGGTGAGCGACCGGGTCCTCCAACTCGCCGGCCGCCCCGTCACCGTCGTGCACTGAAGCGGGCACTGAAGCGCGCTCAGCGCTTCACGCGCTTCATCGTCTCCTGGACGAGGTCCACGTACTGGCGGTTCTTCGGGTTGATCTTGAAGGCCTTGCGGTAGGCGTCCTCGGCCTGCGCCCACTGGCCCTCGCCCCGGGACACCTCGCCCAGGAAGAACCACCCCTCCTCGCACCCGGGCTCCTGTTTGAGCACGTCCTGCAGCTCCTGCAGCGCCAGCTTGCCGTGGGACTCGGGCTTCATCAGGTAGCGCGCCCACGCGCGGTGGGCCCGGTACAGGGGCTTGGGATCGATGTCGCAGGCGTACTCGAAGTACTCGAACGCGCCCGCGAAGTTCTCCGCCTTGAGCCGCTTCATCGCCTCGTCGAACTGGGTGCTCGCGTCCAGCAGGTCCGTGCGGATGCGGAACTGCTCCGCCGTGGAGGGCCGGCCCGTGTTCACCTTCTTCTCGCGCGCCGCCTGGCGCCGCTTGCGCCACAGCGCCGCCTGCTCCACCTCGGTGAGCGCCCCGTACGCCCGCGCGTACGCGGTGAGCAGCCCCTCGGCCTTCTCCTTGAGGTCCGCCGAGTGGAAGCGCAGGGGGGAGAACTTGTCCGCCAGCGCCAGGAAGGCCTTGCGCAGCGCCACCGGCTGCACGTTCTCCGGCACGCCCAGCAAGTCGAACGGATCCTGGCTGCGGTGGGACAGGAAGACGCTGAGCAGCTCGTTCTTCACGGCCTCGTCCTCGTCGGAGAAGGGGATGCCCGTGGGCCGGGCCTCCACCGTCTCCAGGGTGCCGGGCAGGGGCGTGAGGGCGGGGCCGGGAGGCATGAAGGGCACGGCGACGGGCCCCGCCGAGGCGGGCCGGCGCGCATCCACCTCCTCCACGAAGTCCGCGAGCCCCAGCAGGCAGAAGGCGTAGAGCCGGCGCAGCGTGGAGTCGGTGTCCATGCCCGAGCGCTGCATCAGCTCGGGGAAGGTGGGCCGGAAGCGCAGCGCCTGGAACAGCCGCGCGTCCTTGGCGGACAGCTTGGGCCCCTCGATGTCCGGCACCTGGGCGAAGCGCCGGTCATCCGTGAAGGTGAAGTGCGTGGCCACCTCGTCGAAGGGCATCACGTTGGTGATGCCCGTGAGGATGAGCTGCGCGGTGTTCATCCGCACGCTGGTGTCCGGCGGCTCGATGTCGGCGATGAGCCGGTAGCGCGCGTCCGTCCAACGGAAGCAGTCCAGCAGCGTCATCGCCATGTTCGCCTGCATCTGCTTGTACAGGTCGAACGGGCTGATGAGGCCCTTCTGCACCACCAGTCCGCCGAGGGGCACCTCGGTGCTCACGCTCTCGGCGAGCGTCTTCTGGTAGTCCGTCTCCGACAGCTTGCCCTTGTCCACGAGGAACTTGCCCAGCGTCTCGTGCAGCAGGTTGCTGGAGCTGGCCACGGGCGCGCCGTCCTCGAAGGTGATGCGCTTCTCGCGCTGGCGCACCTTGAGCTCCAGCGTGCACGTGCGCTCCTCCACGGACAGCGCGTGCAACAGCAGGGCGAAGGGTGTCTCGGCGAGCGCCCCCTCGCGCTGCCTCAGGACCTGGGCGGGGGTCGAAAACATGGTGGCTCAGCCTAGCGGGTTTTCAGGAAAACCAAGGAGCCCCCCGTGAAAGACGCCCGCCTACTCCTCGGCGCCGGGCTCGTCCGACACCCAGGCCTGCTCGTCCGCTTCCCAGCTCGAGGCGGAATCCGCCATCCGGCCGAGCAGCGAACCCACGAGGACGAGGCCCACCGCCAGCGCCACCCCGTAGGCCAGGGGCCGACTGGGGCGCGCCCGCCACGCCCACAGCCGCTCGCGGCGGCGCTGGAAGGAGGGCGCGGCCACGTACTCCTTCCAGGCCTCCTCGCGCACCAGGGCCGCCTCGCCGTCCTGGCCCCCGCGCTCCAGGGCGCGCGCGAGCAACACCCGCCCCTCCACCGTGCCCGGACGCGCCTCGCGCAGGCGCTGGAGGGCCTCGACGGCGCGAGGGAAGTCGCCGCGCGCCAGGCGGAAGCGCCCGCGCTCCAGGTCGATGGCCCCCATCTGGTGGTGGGGGTCGAGCTTCTCGGCCTCGTCCAGCAGCAGCTCGCCCCGGGCCGTGTCGCCCGCGCCCAGGTAGGCCACGCCCAGCAGGAAGAGCGTGGACACGTCCTCGTCCCCCGCCTCCAGGTTGGGCTTGAGCACCTCCACCGCCGCGGCGTACCGGCCCCAGCCCACCCACAGCTCCGCCAGCTCGTAGCGCGCCCGCCGGTCATGGGGATTGACGTGCAGCGTCCGCCGCAGCGCCGCGGCGCGCCGCCACCGTCCCAGCAGCCGCAGGGGACCGGGCAGAATCATGCTGTAGCGCCCCACCGCCCACAGCACCCCCAACACGCCCAACGCCGACAACACCGGGCTGCCCGTCACCCGCGCGAGCACCATCCACAACAGCCAGCCGTAGCTCATGAGGGCTGTCTCATATCAGGCGGCCCCGCTTGCGCGCGCGGGTGGGGCCCGCCGATGGGGCCCCTGGACGCGTGGCGATTCGCCACAGGGGCGTTCCGCCACACCCCCCGGCCCGGCGGGCATCCGGCCTGGATTCCGCACAATGCACGGTGTTCTGGGCGGCTCCTGGAAGAAGCAGGTGGAAAGGGGTCTCGAATTCGCGACTCCAGAGGGGACTGACGTAGGCTGAACGGTGAACTGGCCGGTGGCGTTCGCCTTGCAGCCTGAGCGCCGCGAGCCGTCCTTCTCCCCGCTTCAACCTCATTGCCTTCATGAGAACTCCCTCCCTCCCCTCCCCGACTCCTCGAGCACTCGCGTGGGGCGAGCGCGCCGCGGCACTGCTGCTCGCCATGGCGCTGTCCCTGGTGGCTGGAAGCGCCCAGGCAGCCCCCGCCAACAACGATCCACCGAAGCTGCGCTTCGCGCAGGACCTGCGTGGGGACTTCGCCCTCATCGGCAACACGCTCGCGCAGGACTGCCGCCATGAAACAACGCCCCGGCCCATCATCGGCCGGATGCCGCCGATGGGCAGCGGCCTCCCCGGAGAGCCCGCCTGCAGCAGGCGCGATACCTCTCCGGACTTCTTCTGGACCCTGAACGACTGGACGGTCGAGAGCACGGGTGCCACGACCCAGCCCACCCTCCCCGCCAGCACCACCGCCATCAATCCACTGATCGCCCGGAGCCAGGCGGCGCTCGCGCTGCCCGCCGGAGCAACCGTCGTCTACGCACGCCTGTACTGGGCGGCCACCCGCTCCACCAAGGACGCGGGCGACAAGCTGCTGCAACCGGACCTCACCGCCCGGCTGTCCCGGCCGGGCGTGGCGGGATTCGACAAGGCCATCGTCGCCGATGACCACGCCTTCCAGCACACGGCGGGGGGAAACGAGGAGTACCAGTATCAGTCCACGGCGGACATCACGG
The Cystobacter fuscus DSM 2262 DNA segment above includes these coding regions:
- a CDS encoding endonuclease I family protein; the encoded protein is MMPRSTTAPLRPSPFLPAAVSESRRSAPPPVPARSFQASPDSFQPAARRGPASPGMGSTPPPTTPSPYDGLKDKALIQALHDASAQHKDLGYNQARKIIFTTLDNHEGQVTCVYTGREVTTDKIPSANDMNTEHTWPQSKGATGPAKSDLHHLFPTDSKANSIRSSYPFGEVKEVKWSQNGAKFGKDAKGNTVFEPPDAHKGNVARALFYFSTVYNKPIPPGDEAVLKQWNHLDGVDTAEVARNTAIESYQGNRNPFVDDALLADRISDF
- a CDS encoding putative zinc-binding metallopeptidase yields the protein MMPPVQTDLMREKHSTEHGEGRGRLSPQREALLQARIKDLSLRLAGTPLERHIAQLHAELEARGISFKPQCYLSDEWGCPSGVPVIGLPFYLADPNLLSIEADLGGGAESEAEILMYLRHEAGHAFNYAYRLYESEEWLRVFGDYSRPYRDDYKPQPFSRRYVTHISGWYAQKHPDEDFAETFAVWLTPGSDWAKRYQGWGALRKLQYVDETVKRLGRTEPLVSLNTPDFTTEEMEGTVLDHYRQRELDEKVDVELRNAFDQSLEDIFEGPGEAPVRAETLVRAERQRLMALVSQYSGVGRGAVRALVDHLLERTSDMNLTLHPDDSREAICRLVSLVTVLSMNYLYTDRFFEE
- a CDS encoding tetratricopeptide repeat protein, which gives rise to MSYGWLLWMVLARVTGSPVLSALGVLGVLWAVGRYSMILPGPLRLLGRWRRAAALRRTLHVNPHDRRARYELAELWVGWGRYAAAVEVLKPNLEAGDEDVSTLFLLGVAYLGAGDTARGELLLDEAEKLDPHHQMGAIDLERGRFRLARGDFPRAVEALQRLREARPGTVEGRVLLARALERGGQDGEAALVREEAWKEYVAAPSFQRRRERLWAWRARPSRPLAYGVALAVGLVLVGSLLGRMADSASSWEADEQAWVSDEPGAEE
- a CDS encoding ABC transporter substrate-binding protein → MRRIPSLLLTTLAVLVAACEKKAPPAAPPAATPAEASKQTPSDSAPILVGQVGSLTGSEATFGISGRQGISLALQEANAAGGVKGRPLALRVYDSQGKPEEAAQAAARLISQDHVVVILGEAASSNSMAMADKAQAAGVPMITPTSTNPAVTKKGDYIFRVCFIDPFQGEVMARFAHDHLHLKRVAVLQDNKSAYSVGLTDEFRRKFTELGGVVVATESYSKGDTDFRAQLTTLKKTRPEGLFVPGYYTDAGIIARQARELGLTLPLLGGDGWDSARLFELGGAAIEGSYYSNHYSEENPDPVLQEFITRYKAAYGQVPDSVGALAYDAARLAIDAMKRAPDLSGPALRDAIAATRDFPGVGGSITLDANRDAVKQAVILKVEGGKARFVTALKP
- a CDS encoding D-alanine--D-alanine ligase family protein — its product is MSPPPLRIAVLHYQPKDEPADVVTEQVAAALRDAGHTPVLLRVDESITDLVRQVARSRADLVFNLCETFADDYRLEVNVAAVLELARMPFTGSGTAGLLLAQDKILTKQLLQFHGVLTPRFATFDGMSFEAHGDLSFPLIVKPARSDASMGLGVERDMEGLARRVRMIREQYDDEALAEEFIEGREVYVGVLGDHARPQVLPVVELDFGKKWSRKRMKIADREVKFGPEGPGEPQLVMPHDLSDELRGRIERAAVSAFRALKLSDYARIDFRVSSATNEPYLLEVNPNPYLEAKCEVAMGAREIGLSYPQLIQRIVETAARRYGLDKDKRPRAQEPAAEPAPLS
- a CDS encoding DUF4388 domain-containing protein; translation: MFSTPAQVLRQREGALAETPFALLLHALSVEERTCTLELKVRQREKRITFEDGAPVASSSNLLHETLGKFLVDKGKLSETDYQKTLAESVSTEVPLGGLVVQKGLISPFDLYKQMQANMAMTLLDCFRWTDARYRLIADIEPPDTSVRMNTAQLILTGITNVMPFDEVATHFTFTDDRRFAQVPDIEGPKLSAKDARLFQALRFRPTFPELMQRSGMDTDSTLRRLYAFCLLGLADFVEEVDARRPASAGPVAVPFMPPGPALTPLPGTLETVEARPTGIPFSDEDEAVKNELLSVFLSHRSQDPFDLLGVPENVQPVALRKAFLALADKFSPLRFHSADLKEKAEGLLTAYARAYGALTEVEQAALWRKRRQAAREKKVNTGRPSTAEQFRIRTDLLDASTQFDEAMKRLKAENFAGAFEYFEYACDIDPKPLYRAHRAWARYLMKPESHGKLALQELQDVLKQEPGCEEGWFFLGEVSRGEGQWAQAEDAYRKAFKINPKNRQYVDLVQETMKRVKR
- a CDS encoding cold-shock protein, which produces MATGTVKWFNDAKGFGFITQEGGGEDLFCHHTAIQTEGFRTLAEGQRVEFDVARGPKGLQAQNVRPI
- a CDS encoding DUF2252 domain-containing protein, whose amino-acid sequence is MSARLQARRTLRRIRALRPPPPVEVEHDLTEPAAGPALIPEHIPVRAERKRMGRALREKTPREAHAFWKADKDRADPIALLEASNMGRLPSLVPIRHARMGVDPFAFLRGSAMLMANDLARTPSVGIKVQACGDAHLANFGMFATPERNLVFDVNDFDETLPAPWEWDLKRLAVSVWVAGRCNGDSEARCEEAVEACVRGYRRWMRTLSKWSFLDVWYARVDAEELHRTLYREEPASAERTLAQARRRTQLATLPKLTELREGRRCIIDDPPLVVHPPREHAEMLAEVLQVVGEGYLSSLQGDRGTLVRRYQVVDVARKVVGVGSVGTRCYIVLLLGAHARDPLFLQVKEAGPSVLEPFAGASLHPNAGQRVVEGQRLMQAASDIFLGWCQVGGRDFYVRQLRDMKGSTDVERLSPRGLRQYAALCGRTLARAHARGGDAAVLRGYLGRGDVFDRALCRFARAYADQNERDYQLFRKAVRDGRLPAQDEGE
- a CDS encoding universal stress protein, encoding MIQHILVAIDGSDTSRRAARFGHDLAQQTRARVTLLFVLEPPRVLPFGFMDAELISGAPRSTEELAAVRRLLDEVAADLPSAQVEKVVEIGRPADTIVAMADKLGADHIVVGARGLNAGGRWLLGSVSDRVLQLAGRPVTVVH